Part of the Helicobacter sp. 12S02232-10 genome, TGAATTATTTTTAAATATTATTTGTTTATTATATCTTTATAGATGAAAATATTACATAAAAAGGAAAAGTAATGAAAGAGCAACAAACACAATATTTCAAAAATGGCAAAATTTTTAAAGAACCTGGATATTTTTGCGAAGCAATGGGGATAAAAGATGGAAAAATATTATGGACAGGAAAAAATGATGAAATTAAAGATGCAAATGCTATCGATTTAAAAGATTCTATCGTTATTCCTGCTTTTATCGATTCGCACACGCACCCAGATATGGTTGCCAAAAATATTGATAGTGTTCCGTGTTTGCCACCACTTGTGAATTCGATTGAGGATATCATTAAAGCACTTAAAAACTCTGCATTGCTTAATGGTGATGAAAATCAATGGATTGAAGGTTTTGGATGGGATGAGAATGTTTTGAAAGAAAAAAAATCTCCTACGTGTAAGGATTTGGATAGAGCTTCAACAACCCAACCAATTATGATTTATCAATCTTCTTACCATATCATTTCCTGCAATACAAAAGCATTAAAAATTGCAGGCATTGATAAAGATACTCCCGATCCCAAAGAAGGCAAAATAGGAAGATTTGAAAATGGCGAACCAAATGGTATTTTTTATGAACCTGCCGCTATTGATCTCATTCGAAACAAAATGAAACCCCAGACATCTGAAGATATTATCAGGCAGATATTAAAACTTGGAAAAAAATACGATAAATTAGGTATTAGTGCCGTCTGTGATATGTTTTGCGACTATGAACCTATCGATAGATTTCAAATCTATACAGAAGCAAAAAAACAAGGATTTTCACAAAAAGTCGTCCTTTATTATGTATGGAGTCATATCAAAAAAAATGGTAAAAAACCTATCGTTAAAACAAAGGGGG contains:
- a CDS encoding amidohydrolase, yielding MKEQQTQYFKNGKIFKEPGYFCEAMGIKDGKILWTGKNDEIKDANAIDLKDSIVIPAFIDSHTHPDMVAKNIDSVPCLPPLVNSIEDIIKALKNSALLNGDENQWIEGFGWDENVLKEKKSPTCKDLDRASTTQPIMIYQSSYHIISCNTKALKIAGIDKDTPDPKEGKIGRFENGEPNGIFYEPAAIDLIRNKMKPQTSEDIIRQILKLGKKYDKLGISAVCDMFCDYEPIDRFQIYTEAKKQGFSQKVVLYYVWSHIKKNGKKPIVKTKGDISIAGIKLFLDGSISGRTAFMKKNYPNSNERGMKLMDEKELLEAVDYARKNQLQMAIHVMGDASIQFLIDTLKDIQPWIEDAPTIRLEHASILSRDQLKEMKESKMTFALAPQPIFLFAEYEAYKNNLDQDLLEIAYGIKTDDEFVLTSLSSDAPATLWANPENLYYTLQASVDRTSANHHDINKKEAIDVQKAIQMLSINGAKISAIPNLGKLEVGYEASFQILDKDIFTIPSNQLGKILPKEVWLQGERKYLRD